One segment of Thermococcus sp. AM4 DNA contains the following:
- a CDS encoding FprA family A-type flavoprotein produces the protein MVKARVEKLCTDPELYIIRIDDDEIKYFEATWYIPEGITYNAYLMKLKDAVVLFDTTKADYADLFLEKLRELVNPEEITHIIVHHTEPDHSGALPKVLEANGYRAQVIGTAFARNLLEGFYGKDVVRNFKVVKDGEEMSIGGKTFRFITVPWLHWPDTMITYVVEDRLIFSCDAGGGYSIPETIDDSDEEVVQRYLPYVTKYIVTVIGHYHKYIVQNIKKLKNLGIVEDAKMILPGHGIAWCHNPRRIFEFYERVGAGVPEKDKVLVVYDSMYGFVERRMEIVLDELKKLGKKPVVYRFTDREAPAVSDILGEVPSAEAIIIGASTFEAEIHPRIRYTLFEILDKANYEKPVLIVGAYGWGGVAGRKIETLITRSKFDHVATVESKGMPSEEDEAKLREAVRKLVEWAS, from the coding sequence ATGGTGAAGGCCAGAGTTGAGAAGCTCTGCACCGACCCGGAGCTCTACATCATCAGGATTGACGATGACGAGATTAAGTACTTCGAGGCAACCTGGTACATCCCCGAGGGGATAACCTACAACGCATACCTGATGAAGCTGAAGGACGCGGTTGTGCTCTTCGACACGACCAAGGCGGACTACGCCGACCTGTTTCTCGAAAAGCTGAGGGAACTCGTGAACCCGGAGGAAATAACGCACATCATCGTCCACCACACCGAGCCGGACCACAGCGGGGCTCTGCCAAAGGTCCTCGAGGCCAACGGCTACAGAGCCCAGGTCATCGGAACGGCCTTCGCGAGGAACCTGCTCGAGGGCTTCTACGGAAAAGACGTCGTTAGGAACTTCAAGGTCGTCAAGGACGGCGAGGAGATGAGCATCGGCGGAAAGACCTTCCGCTTTATCACCGTCCCCTGGCTCCACTGGCCGGACACGATGATAACCTACGTCGTCGAGGACAGGCTGATATTCAGCTGTGACGCCGGCGGTGGCTACTCGATTCCAGAGACGATAGACGACAGCGACGAGGAGGTCGTTCAGCGCTATCTGCCTTACGTCACCAAGTACATCGTCACCGTTATCGGCCACTACCACAAGTACATCGTCCAGAACATCAAGAAGCTCAAGAACCTCGGAATCGTCGAAGACGCCAAGATGATCCTGCCCGGGCACGGAATAGCGTGGTGCCACAATCCAAGGAGAATCTTCGAGTTCTACGAGCGCGTCGGGGCTGGCGTTCCCGAGAAGGACAAGGTTCTCGTGGTCTACGACTCGATGTACGGCTTCGTTGAGCGGAGAATGGAGATAGTGCTCGACGAGCTTAAGAAGCTCGGAAAGAAGCCGGTAGTTTACCGCTTCACCGACAGGGAGGCTCCAGCAGTTAGCGACATCCTCGGCGAGGTTCCAAGCGCGGAAGCCATAATCATCGGCGCCTCAACCTTCGAGGCCGAGATACACCCGCGCATACGCTACACACTCTTCGAGATACTCGATAAGGCCAACTACGAGAAGCCCGTCCTAATCGTCGGAGCGTACGGCTGGGGCGGGGTTGCGGGGAGGAAGATAGAGACGCTGATAACGAGGAGCAAGTTCGACCACGTGGCAACGGTCGAGAGCAAGGGAATGCCAAGCGAAGAGGACGAGGCCAAACTGAGGGAGGCCGTCAGGAAGCTCGTCGAGTGGGCTTCGTGA
- a CDS encoding rubrerythrin family protein, giving the protein MPVERAMTRKFLEDAFAGESMAHMKYLVFAEQAEKEGFPKVAKLFRAIAYAEFVHAKNHFIALGKLGKTEENLKEAIAGETFEVEEMYPVYKNSAEFQGENEAVRSTHYALEAEKLHAELYEKAKETVAKGEDIEVKKVYICPVCGYTAVDEAPERCPVCGLPGEKFVVFE; this is encoded by the coding sequence ATGCCCGTGGAGAGAGCCATGACCAGGAAGTTTTTGGAGGACGCCTTCGCCGGCGAGAGCATGGCCCACATGAAGTACCTGGTTTTTGCCGAGCAGGCCGAGAAGGAGGGCTTTCCAAAGGTTGCCAAGCTTTTTAGAGCGATAGCCTACGCGGAGTTCGTCCACGCTAAGAACCACTTCATAGCCCTGGGCAAGCTCGGGAAAACCGAGGAGAACCTAAAGGAAGCCATAGCGGGCGAGACATTCGAGGTCGAGGAGATGTACCCCGTTTACAAGAACTCCGCCGAGTTCCAGGGTGAGAATGAGGCCGTCAGGAGCACTCACTACGCCCTCGAGGCCGAGAAGCTCCACGCCGAGCTTTACGAGAAGGCCAAGGAGACGGTTGCGAAGGGCGAGGACATCGAGGTGAAGAAGGTCTACATCTGCCCGGTCTGTGGCTACACCGCCGTGGACGAAGCCCCTGAGCGCTGTCCCGTGTGCGGTCTGCCGGGCGAAAAGTTCGTGGTCTTCGAATGA
- a CDS encoding ferritin family protein has product MLAKYPFELPKGRPLTKREIAQALRWAIEAELDAISFYEQLAEHIEDEKIRHVFLDVANEEKEHFGEFLAVLFAVDEELAKYMKEGFEEVEEETGIKVEL; this is encoded by the coding sequence ATGCTCGCGAAATACCCGTTTGAGTTGCCGAAGGGCCGGCCCCTAACGAAGAGGGAAATCGCCCAGGCCCTGCGCTGGGCCATCGAGGCCGAGCTCGACGCGATAAGCTTCTACGAGCAGCTGGCGGAGCATATCGAGGACGAGAAGATTAGGCACGTCTTCCTCGACGTCGCCAACGAGGAGAAGGAGCACTTTGGAGAGTTCCTGGCGGTTCTCTTCGCCGTTGACGAGGAGCTCGCGAAGTACATGAAGGAGGGCTTTGAGGAGGTTGAAGAGGAGACGGGAATAAAGGTGGAGCTTTAA
- a CDS encoding ferritin family protein, with amino-acid sequence MAPPELDEGLPLERIKEFSLEELLGMAIKAEIGARKFYESLAERVNIEELKEKVSWLAGEEKKHEELLRKIYAEFFPGKEVVFPKEHIGPELQPVARKLDKVEDIIDLIRWAMKAEEIAAKFYAELENMVEDERKKRLMRYLSDMEWGHYYNLKAEYELLLDWAMYDQMMHVGP; translated from the coding sequence ATGGCTCCGCCCGAACTCGACGAGGGGCTTCCCCTCGAAAGGATTAAGGAATTCTCGCTTGAGGAACTCCTTGGAATGGCCATAAAGGCCGAAATCGGCGCGAGGAAGTTCTACGAGAGCCTGGCTGAGAGAGTAAACATCGAAGAGCTGAAGGAGAAGGTGAGCTGGCTCGCGGGCGAGGAGAAGAAGCACGAGGAACTGCTGAGGAAGATTTACGCCGAGTTCTTCCCGGGAAAGGAAGTGGTCTTTCCAAAGGAGCACATCGGGCCGGAGCTTCAGCCCGTTGCCAGGAAGCTCGATAAGGTGGAGGACATAATCGACCTAATACGGTGGGCGATGAAGGCCGAGGAGATAGCGGCTAAGTTCTACGCCGAGCTTGAGAACATGGTCGAGGACGAGAGGAAGAAGAGACTCATGCGCTACCTCAGCGACATGGAGTGGGGCCACTACTATAACCTCAAAGCCGAGTACGAGCTCCTCCTCGACTGGGCGATGTACGACCAGATGATGCACGTTGGGCCTTAA